Part of the Ignavibacteriales bacterium genome is shown below.
AACGGGTTCAATGCTTCCGTTTATTTTGAAAAGATTGGGTGCAGATCCTGCAACCTCATCAGCGCCTTTAGTTGCTACCGTTGTGGATGTGACCGGATTAATAATCTATTTTAGCGTAGCTCTTTTAGTTTTAGGCGGAACTCTACTCTAAATTGCTTTTTTAAGCAAAACTTGCATCATTTCTTGCCAAAATATCAGGATTGATTAGAGTATTATTTTTATATTTACATCATTATTAATAATTATAAAGCGTAATTAAGTGGATGCAAAAAAGAATACTAAAGGAATTATTTTGGCCGGCGGCTCGGGTTCAAGGCTTTACCCCATCACTAAAGTTTATAGCAAACAACTAGCTTTAATTTATGATAAACCATTAATCTATTACCCCCTTTCTATTTTAATGCTTGGCGGAATTAAAGATGTACTCATTATCTCCAACGAAGAAACCATTCCGATGTACAAACATTTGTTTAACCACGGAAGCACTATAGGGATGAATATTCAATATGCGGTTCAGCCTTCGCCTAATGGAATTGCGGAAGCATTTATTATCGGAGAAGAATTTATTGGCAATGATGATGTCTGTTTAGTTTTAGGTGATAACATTTTTTACGGTGATTTGACATTCTTTTATGAAGGTATTCAGAAAAACGTTGGTGCAACTATTTTTGGTTATCAAGTCAATGACCCAGAACGATATGGAATAGTAGAATTTAGTAAAGATGGAAGCGCGATTTCGATTGAAGAAAAGCCTAAAAATCCTAAATCACATTACGCTGTTCCCGGTCTTTATATTTTTAATAATGAAGTTATCAACATCTCCAAAAATCTTAAGCCATCTGTTCGCGGTGAGCTAGAGATTACCGATGTAAACAAAGAATATTTAAATCGTAAGCAGCTTAGAGTGGAAAAGATTGGACGCGGAATTGCATGGCTTGATACCGGAACACCTGAAGCTTTACTTCAGGCATCAAACTTTTTTGGAGTAATTGAAGACAGACAAGGGCTAAAAGTGGCTTGCATCGAAGAGATTGCTTATCACAAAGGATTTATTAATAAAGATCAATTTTTAGAGTTGGTTAACTCAATTCCTAAATCTTTATATCGTGATTATCTTGAAAAAATATTGAAAGAAGGATAACCATTTGGAAGTAATTAAAACCGAATTTGATGGTTTACTTATTATCAAACCAAAAGTTTTTGGTGATGAACGAGGCTATTTTTTTGAGAGTTTTAATGATGTCAATTATCAAAAAGCCGGAATAGATTTTTGTTTTGTGCAAGATAATATTTCTAAATCAAAAAAAAATACAGTTAGAGGCTTACATTACCAGATTGGTGAAAACGCACAGGGTAAATTGTGTAAGGTAGTTTATGGCAAAGTCTTAGATGTGGCTGTTGATATTCGTTTTGGTTCGCCAACATTTGGAAAATATTTTTCATCCGAACTATCCGAAGAAAATCATGCTCAGCTTTGGATTCCACCGGGATTTGCACACGGATTTTCCGTTCTATCCGATGAAGCAATTTTTTCTTATAAGTGCACAGCGCTTTATAGTAAAGAACATGAGCGAGCAATATTATTTAATGATCCGGATTTGAACATTGATTGGAAAGTAAAAAATCCAATTGTATCTGAAAAAGACTTGATTGCCCTAAATTTAAAAGACATCAAAAAAGATTTTACATATTAATTTTATATCAAAAAGGAAATAAAATGCGCGTACCGTTATTAGATCTTAAACCACAATATCAAGCATTAAAAAAAGAACTTGATGAAGCAGTAATTAAAGTTGCAGAATCTCAATATTTTATTCTTGGTCCTGAAGTTACAGCAATGGAAAAAGAATTTTGTGATTATCTTGGATGTAAACACGCATTAGGCGTTTCATCCGGTACAGATGCACTTTTATTAGCTTTGATGGCAATTGATATAAAGCCCGGTGATGAAGTTATTGTTCCAACCTATTCGTTCTTTGCAACTGCCGGAGTTGTATCTAGATTGAACGCTAAGCCTGTATTAATTGAAAATGATCCCATCACTTTTAATATGGATCCAGAAGATTTTGAAAAGAAAATCACTTCCAAAACCAAAGCCGTTGTTCCTGTTCATCTTTATGGCCAAAGTGCAGATTTAGATCAGATTATCAAAATTGCAAAAGCACACAACATAATTGTAATTGAAGATGCTGCACAAGCTATAGGAACACAATATAAGGATGGTCGTTTTGTTGGAACAATCGGAGATATTGGATGCTTTTCATTTTTTCCTAGTAAAAATCTTGGTTGCTATGGAGATGGTGGATTGGTGACAACAAACAACGATTCACTTGCAAAAACTCTTACCATAAAAAGAGTACACGGCGGCGAACCAAAATATTATCACAAAGTTATTGGTGGCAATTTTAGAATTGATGCTTTGCAAGCTGCAGTGCTTAGAGTTAAACTCCCGCATTTAGATAAATGGTCCGAGAAAAGAAGACACAACGCAAATCGTTATACAGAACTTTTTATTAAGGCAGGCTTAGCTGAGGAAACAGGAAAAATTAAATTTGATTCTAATAATAAAGTGCTTCTCCCAAAAGCTGTTTATGAAAAATCAGGAATAAAGAATTATCATATTTATAATCAATATATCGTTCGTGTTGATAAACGAGATGAGCTGAGAGAATTTTTAACTAAAAATGAAATTGGAACAGAAATATATTATCCAGTTCCTTTCCATTTGCAAGAATGCTTTAAAGAACTTGGGCACAAAAAAGGCGATTTCCCAATCTCAGAATTTTCTGCAGATAAATCGCTTGCGCTTCCAATCTATCCCGAGTTGCACGATGATCAATTATTTTATGTTGTTGAAACATTTAAAAAATTCTTTAATCAATAAGAGAAATGATGTTAAAAAAAATATTTCTGTTTTTGGCTCTAAACTATTTAGCCTTTGCACAGGTGGTTTACGAGCCATTGCACAGAGATGTTTATTCGTTTCTTGCAAGACTAAGTCAAAAATCCATAATTGTGTTTGATGATCAAATTAGACCCGTAAGCAGAAAATATATTGCAGAAAAACTTTTAGAAGTTTCTGAAAAATCCACCAAACTTACAGATTTAGAAATGGATGAACTAGAATTTTATCGTAAAGATTTTTTTTTCGAGTTTGATATCATAAACAACAACAAAATTGATTCAAGACAGCTAACTATTGCCGGGTACGATCCTGGTGAAAGATTAAGACTTTTTAGTTTTAGCGATAAACTTTTCAGGATTAATTTAAGTCCAATTTTAGGAATGAAAATCGGCTCACGTGATAATGAAAAATTAACTCACGTTTGGAACGGTGTTTACACTTATGGATATATTGACAAATATCTCGGTTTTAGTTTTGATTTTAGAGATAACACTGAATCAGGAAAAACATTAGATAAGTATAAAACATTTACACCGGTTACAGGAGTTGAAGGTCGGACTAACAGTAATATTCTTAACTATTCTGAAAACAAAACTGAGTACAGCGAAATAAATGCAGTACTTGCCACAGATTGGAACTGGGGTTCCTTTTCAGTTGGAAAAGGTTTTAATGAATGGGGTTATGGTGAAAGCGGATTACTAATTCTTTCTCAAAAGCCACCTTCTTATGGATTTATTAAACTAGATATCAAACCAGCCGATTGGCTTAGATTTAACTATATGCATGGTTGGCTTTCCTCAGATGTACCTGATTCTAATACATTTTTCTACAACACCGCTGGAACAATTAGTTTTTCATTTAAAGATAAATTTATTGCGGAGCATTCCATAATTGTAACACCTACTTCAGGATTAGATTTATCCGTGGGGGAATCGATTATTTATGATGATAAACTAGAATTTTTATACTTGATACCAATCATGTTCTTTCGTTTAGCAGATCATCAGCTTAGCAACCAAACAAATGCCGCTGGTGGAAATGCACAGTTCTTTTTTGCAGCCAGCTCTAAAGGCCATATAAAAAACACTCATTTATATGGAACATTGTTCATAGATGAGCTTACATTAAGTGGTTTATTCGATTCGTACAAACAAAGAAATCAACTTGGCTTTACACTTGGCGGTTCGGTTACGGATTTACCAATTGAAAATCTTACAACAACTATTGAATACACAAAAATTTATCCATTTGTTTATCATCACTATATTCAAACAAAAGATTATAGAAGTGATAATTATATTCTCGGTCACTGGATGGGGCATAATGCAGATCAGATATATGCATCATTAAATTACCGAGTAATGCGAGGATTACAAGCTAAAGTTTGGGGACAATACATTCGTAAAGGTGAAGATGGTAATGTACAACAGCAATATAATATTCAACCACAGCCACCATTTTTATTTGGATTAAGAAAAAATTATTCTTATCTGGGTGCTGAAGTAAAATATGAATATACTCACGAGTTGTTTGCCAAGTTAAGTTTTCAAACTACTAATTCTTCAATACAACAAGATGATTTAACTTTTGTTGATACAAGATTAAATGAATTTTATTTTTCTATTTATTATGGATTATAATTTTTAATGAATGATTTAAAAACTAAAAGAATATATCTCGCCGGTCATACTGGTATGGTTGGCTCTGCAATTTTAAGAGAACTTCAAAAAGAAGGATATAAAAATATTATCCATCAAGAACTTGCAGAACTTGATTTAAGAAATCAATCAGCAGTACAAAAATTCTTTTCTGATACAAGACCTGAGCTTGTAATTATAGCTGCTGCAAAAGTTGGAGGAATTCTTGCTAACAATACTTACCGCGCGGAATTTCTTTATGATAATTTAATGATTGAGGCAAATCTCATCCATACCGCATATTTGAATAAAGTTGAAAAAGTTGTTTTTCTTGGAAGCTCTTGCATTTACCCTAAACTTGCACCACAACCACTGAAAGAAGAATACCTGTTAACAGATGTTCTAGAGTTTACAAATGAACCCTATGCAATTGCCAAGATAGCCGGAATTAAAATGTGTGAAAGTTATTACAGACAATACGGCTGTAATTATATTTCTGCAATGCCGACTAATCTATATGGACCGAATGATAATTTTAATCTAGAAACATCGCATGTGCTTCCGGCATTGATTAGAAAATTTCACGAAGCAAAAGTTGAAGAAAAAGATTCTGTTACTATTTGGGGAACAGGAAAACCATTTCGTGAATTTATGTATGTCGAAGACCTTGCAAACGCAATCGTTTTTATGATGGAAAGCATTGAGGCTAAGGATTTGTATGAAAATGGAATTACACATTTAAATGTTGGATCAGGAAAAGATATAACAATTTCGGATTTAGCAAAAATGATTTCTGATATTGTTGAATATGAAGGTAAGATTGAATATGATTCCACTAAACCGGATGGAACCCCGCGGAAGCTAATGGATGTTAAAAGGCTAAATTCACTTGGCTGGAAATATAAAACCGAGCTAAAAGATGGGATCATAAAATCTTATGAATTCTTTAAGCAAAAATATTTTGAGGAAACAAAATGAAACGTGCACTTATTACAGGTATAACCGGACAAGACGGCAGCTACTTAACCGAAATACTTCTTGAAAAAGGCTATGAAGTTCATGGAATAATAAGAAGAAGCAGCTCCTTTAACACGGGAAGAATTGACCATCTCTATGAAAATAAAGAAATATTGAATAAAAAATTATTTCTTCATTATGGTGATCTTGTAGATACAAGCAACCTAAATCGTCTATTGGAAAAAATTCAACCTGATGAGATTTATAATCTTGCTGCACAAAGTCACGTAAAAGTGTCGTTTGAGGTTCCTGATTATACTGCACAGGTTGATGCTCTTGGAACGTTAAGATTTTTAGATGCAATCAGAGAAGTTGGATTAAGAAAAGTTAAATTTTATCAGGCGTCAACATCAGAACTTTTTGGTAAGGTACAAGAAGTTCCGCAAAATGAAAAAACACCCTTCTATCCACGCTCACCATATGGTGTCGCAAAACTTTATGGGTTTTGGATAATTGTAAACTATCGCGAAGCTTATGATCTTTTTGCATGTAATGGAATTTTATTTAACCACGAATCACCAAAACGCGGCGAAACATTTGTAACAAGAAAAATAACGCGAGCAGCAAGCCGTATTGCAGCAGGGTTACAATCTAATCTTTCACTTGGAAATCTTGAAGCTAAGCGTGATTGGGGTTACGCACCGGAATATTGCGAAGGGATGTGGAGAATACTTCAATACAAAAAAGCAGAAGATTTTGTTTTAGCAACTGGCCAAACAAATACTGTAAAAGAATTTGTTGAATTATCCTTCAAACATCTTGGTGTTGATCTTGAATGGAAAGGTAAAGGCATAAATGAAAAAGGAGTTGTCAGTAAGATAGATTTTGAAAAAGCTAAATCACTAATAAACCATAATAAGAATTCTGAATTGTATAAATTTGATTTTGCAACTAATCTTAAAAAGGGTAATATAGTAGTAACAGTCGATCCAAATTACTATCGCCCAACAGAAGTTGAGTTACTAATTGGTGATCCAGCAAAGGCAAAAAAACTTCTTGGCTGGAAAGCTAAAACAAAGTTTGAAGATCTTGTTAAGATTATGATTAAATCTGATATGGATAAAGTTTTAAGAAGAGGATATTAAATATAGTTGTAAATAGATTTTAAATATTTCTTTAATAAAAGTTAGAGGTTATTATGTTCGATCCCAAATATCAATTTACTTGTGTTGATAGATTTTTAAAGTACGTTAAATACGACACTCAATCAGATGAAGAATCAACTTCATTTCCAAGTTCAGAAAAACAAAAAGTTCTTTCAAAAGATCTTGCAGAAGAGTTAAAATCAATAGGATTAAAAGATGCTCACATGGATGATTGGGGATATGTAATGGCGACGCTTCCGTCAAACACTACAAAAAAGGTTGATCCCATTGCCTTTATTGCACACGTTGATACATCTCCTGCGGTAAGTGGAAAAGATGTTAAACCAATGATTAGAAAAAATTATCAAGGCGGAGATATAAAACTTGAAACCGGCGGCTGGGTAATTTCTGTGGGCGATAATCCGGATTTAAAGAATATGATCGGATTTGATATCATAACTACCGATGGTTCTACTTTACTTGGTGCGGATAATAAAGCCGGTGTTGCAGAAATAGTAGATGCAGTTAATTACTTTTTAACTCATCCAGAAGTTAAACATGGAGATATTAAAGTTTGTTTTACGCCTGATGAAGAAGTTGGAAGAGGAACGGAAAAAATTGATTTGAAAAAACTCGGGGCAAAGTATGCTTACACTATTGATGGCTCAAGCAGAGGGGAACTTGAAACAGAAACATTTTCAGCAGACGCTGTTGTAATAAAATTCTTTGGTAAAAACATTCACCCCGGTTATGCAAAAAACATAATGATAAATTCTGTTAAAATCGCTTCGCATTTTATTGAGAGTTTACCTAATGATGGATTATCGCCAGAAACGACTGATGGACGTGAAGGTTATGTTCATTGTGGTTCGTTTAATGGAAACGAAGAATTAACAATTCTAAAATTTATAATTCGTGATTTCATAACTGCCAAATTGAAAGACTATGAAGAAATATTAAAAAAATTAGCAGAAGAAACTGTTGCAAAATTTCCC
Proteins encoded:
- the rfbA gene encoding glucose-1-phosphate thymidylyltransferase RfbA; this encodes MDAKKNTKGIILAGGSGSRLYPITKVYSKQLALIYDKPLIYYPLSILMLGGIKDVLIISNEETIPMYKHLFNHGSTIGMNIQYAVQPSPNGIAEAFIIGEEFIGNDDVCLVLGDNIFYGDLTFFYEGIQKNVGATIFGYQVNDPERYGIVEFSKDGSAISIEEKPKNPKSHYAVPGLYIFNNEVINISKNLKPSVRGELEITDVNKEYLNRKQLRVEKIGRGIAWLDTGTPEALLQASNFFGVIEDRQGLKVACIEEIAYHKGFINKDQFLELVNSIPKSLYRDYLEKILKEG
- a CDS encoding DegT/DnrJ/EryC1/StrS family aminotransferase, which gives rise to MRVPLLDLKPQYQALKKELDEAVIKVAESQYFILGPEVTAMEKEFCDYLGCKHALGVSSGTDALLLALMAIDIKPGDEVIVPTYSFFATAGVVSRLNAKPVLIENDPITFNMDPEDFEKKITSKTKAVVPVHLYGQSADLDQIIKIAKAHNIIVIEDAAQAIGTQYKDGRFVGTIGDIGCFSFFPSKNLGCYGDGGLVTTNNDSLAKTLTIKRVHGGEPKYYHKVIGGNFRIDALQAAVLRVKLPHLDKWSEKRRHNANRYTELFIKAGLAEETGKIKFDSNNKVLLPKAVYEKSGIKNYHIYNQYIVRVDKRDELREFLTKNEIGTEIYYPVPFHLQECFKELGHKKGDFPISEFSADKSLALPIYPELHDDQLFYVVETFKKFFNQ
- the gmd gene encoding GDP-mannose 4,6-dehydratase, encoding MKRALITGITGQDGSYLTEILLEKGYEVHGIIRRSSSFNTGRIDHLYENKEILNKKLFLHYGDLVDTSNLNRLLEKIQPDEIYNLAAQSHVKVSFEVPDYTAQVDALGTLRFLDAIREVGLRKVKFYQASTSELFGKVQEVPQNEKTPFYPRSPYGVAKLYGFWIIVNYREAYDLFACNGILFNHESPKRGETFVTRKITRAASRIAAGLQSNLSLGNLEAKRDWGYAPEYCEGMWRILQYKKAEDFVLATGQTNTVKEFVELSFKHLGVDLEWKGKGINEKGVVSKIDFEKAKSLINHNKNSELYKFDFATNLKKGNIVVTVDPNYYRPTEVELLIGDPAKAKKLLGWKAKTKFEDLVKIMIKSDMDKVLRRGY
- the rfbC gene encoding dTDP-4-dehydrorhamnose 3,5-epimerase yields the protein MEVIKTEFDGLLIIKPKVFGDERGYFFESFNDVNYQKAGIDFCFVQDNISKSKKNTVRGLHYQIGENAQGKLCKVVYGKVLDVAVDIRFGSPTFGKYFSSELSEENHAQLWIPPGFAHGFSVLSDEAIFSYKCTALYSKEHERAILFNDPDLNIDWKVKNPIVSEKDLIALNLKDIKKDFTY
- the pepT gene encoding peptidase T, with translation MFDPKYQFTCVDRFLKYVKYDTQSDEESTSFPSSEKQKVLSKDLAEELKSIGLKDAHMDDWGYVMATLPSNTTKKVDPIAFIAHVDTSPAVSGKDVKPMIRKNYQGGDIKLETGGWVISVGDNPDLKNMIGFDIITTDGSTLLGADNKAGVAEIVDAVNYFLTHPEVKHGDIKVCFTPDEEVGRGTEKIDLKKLGAKYAYTIDGSSRGELETETFSADAVVIKFFGKNIHPGYAKNIMINSVKIASHFIESLPNDGLSPETTDGREGYVHCGSFNGNEELTILKFIIRDFITAKLKDYEEILKKLAEETVAKFPGSKMEFQVIEQYRNMKEVLDKHPHVNQYAMEAMERLGIKPIMHPIRGGTDGSRLSFMGLPTPNIFAGEHSFHSQLEWVAIQDMEMAVKTIIEVAKVWEEKA
- a CDS encoding GDP-L-fucose synthase; translation: MNDLKTKRIYLAGHTGMVGSAILRELQKEGYKNIIHQELAELDLRNQSAVQKFFSDTRPELVIIAAAKVGGILANNTYRAEFLYDNLMIEANLIHTAYLNKVEKVVFLGSSCIYPKLAPQPLKEEYLLTDVLEFTNEPYAIAKIAGIKMCESYYRQYGCNYISAMPTNLYGPNDNFNLETSHVLPALIRKFHEAKVEEKDSVTIWGTGKPFREFMYVEDLANAIVFMMESIEAKDLYENGITHLNVGSGKDITISDLAKMISDIVEYEGKIEYDSTKPDGTPRKLMDVKRLNSLGWKYKTELKDGIIKSYEFFKQKYFEETK